In Opitutaceae bacterium TAV5, one genomic interval encodes:
- a CDS encoding beta-agarase, which translates to MLLKPAALLLAASLVTAHAATLSLTEKQVEEARRGSAEARLESGAIRLRFDNPRGDSGIRLRPPEGQAYWDLSGGKILTADVENLSADKQLRLTLHISSGKWGEKTFGRTKTGIALNPGEKRTMHLPLLHRATWETPEGIRTPRVLDTDKINWIEFFMEWPFEGPQPGLVDCRISNLRLDDAPAGSPLAVSSIAPVPRGDKFFPFIDIYGQYKHADWPEKIHTDADLKKAHQAELAQLAASTRPAEWNRYGGWANGPRLEATGSFRTEKYQGKWWLVDPEGRLFFSQGIDVLIAHTDATKSTGHEKWFDFPVKTADLPFTGWNLQKKYGQEDYAAAFYETLTRRLEAWGINTIGNWGKADLILLGKTPYTLQLTDYNRNLPRVAGSKLKFYDVFDPAYARAMKTLISDRAASRPEVMKSLTDPMCIGYFIDNELNFGNRGSRQTFTDDVLKSPAKQAAKREFVDDLRVKYVTIDNLNKSWETDYADWAALFNRTVVPKSGGYRTDADAFFEKAVNEYFRLCQLAVKGSAPHRLYLGTRFIATDATRKVLFEASQKHCDILTLNIYAPGTANLRTEGFPDMPVLIGEFHFGIFDRGLFSASLTPAGITQQERALAYTRFLQGALAHPNIVGTHWFQFRDQPLTGRWDGEGYPIGFVDVADTPYPEMTRASREVGEGMYHYRERGKLLNPMK; encoded by the coding sequence ATGCTCCTGAAACCCGCCGCCCTCCTGCTCGCCGCCTCCCTTGTCACGGCCCACGCCGCCACTCTGTCATTGACCGAAAAGCAGGTCGAAGAGGCCAGGAGAGGCTCGGCCGAAGCACGTCTGGAATCGGGGGCGATACGACTGCGCTTCGACAATCCCCGGGGCGATTCCGGCATCCGCCTGCGTCCCCCCGAAGGGCAGGCGTATTGGGATCTCAGCGGCGGCAAGATTCTCACTGCGGACGTGGAAAACCTCTCCGCCGACAAACAGCTCCGCCTCACCCTGCACATTTCCAGCGGCAAATGGGGGGAAAAAACCTTTGGCCGGACCAAGACCGGCATCGCACTCAATCCCGGCGAAAAGCGCACCATGCACCTCCCCCTCCTGCACCGCGCCACCTGGGAAACACCGGAAGGTATCCGCACCCCCAGGGTGCTCGATACCGACAAAATCAACTGGATCGAATTCTTCATGGAGTGGCCCTTCGAAGGACCGCAACCGGGCCTCGTCGATTGCCGCATCTCCAACCTCCGCCTCGACGATGCGCCCGCCGGCAGTCCGCTGGCCGTCTCGTCCATCGCACCCGTGCCGCGCGGCGACAAGTTTTTCCCCTTCATCGACATCTACGGCCAGTACAAGCACGCCGATTGGCCTGAAAAAATCCATACCGACGCCGACCTGAAAAAGGCGCACCAGGCCGAGCTCGCCCAACTGGCCGCGTCCACCCGCCCGGCCGAATGGAATCGCTACGGCGGCTGGGCCAACGGCCCCCGGCTCGAGGCCACCGGCAGCTTCCGCACCGAAAAATATCAGGGCAAATGGTGGCTGGTGGATCCGGAAGGCCGGCTCTTTTTCTCGCAAGGCATCGACGTCCTCATCGCGCACACCGACGCGACCAAATCGACCGGGCACGAGAAGTGGTTCGATTTCCCCGTGAAGACCGCCGACCTCCCCTTCACCGGCTGGAATCTCCAAAAGAAGTATGGTCAGGAAGACTACGCCGCCGCTTTTTACGAGACCCTGACGCGCCGTCTCGAAGCCTGGGGCATCAACACGATCGGCAACTGGGGCAAGGCCGACCTCATACTCCTCGGCAAGACGCCCTACACCCTGCAACTCACCGACTATAACCGGAATCTCCCACGCGTCGCCGGCAGCAAACTCAAGTTTTACGACGTCTTCGACCCCGCTTACGCCAGAGCCATGAAGACGCTCATTTCCGACAGGGCCGCCAGCCGTCCCGAGGTGATGAAGTCACTCACCGATCCCATGTGCATCGGCTACTTCATCGACAACGAGCTCAACTTCGGCAATCGCGGCAGCCGCCAGACGTTTACGGACGACGTCCTCAAGAGCCCCGCCAAACAGGCCGCGAAGCGCGAATTCGTGGATGACCTGCGCGTCAAATACGTCACCATCGACAATCTCAACAAGTCCTGGGAAACGGACTACGCCGACTGGGCCGCGCTGTTCAACCGCACCGTCGTCCCGAAGTCCGGCGGCTACCGGACCGACGCCGACGCCTTTTTCGAAAAAGCCGTCAACGAGTACTTCCGCCTTTGCCAACTGGCCGTCAAAGGCTCCGCTCCGCACCGTCTCTATCTCGGCACCCGTTTCATCGCGACCGATGCCACCCGCAAGGTGCTTTTCGAAGCCAGCCAGAAGCACTGCGATATCCTCACCCTCAACATTTACGCCCCTGGCACCGCCAACCTCCGGACGGAAGGATTTCCCGACATGCCCGTCCTTATCGGCGAGTTTCACTTCGGCATCTTCGATCGCGGCCTGTTCTCCGCCAGCCTGACGCCCGCCGGCATCACGCAGCAGGAACGCGCCCTCGCCTACACCCGCTTTCTCCAAGGGGCGCTCGCCCACCCGAACATCGTCGGCACGCACTGGTTCCAGTTCCGCGACCAGCCCCTGACCGGACGCTGGGACGGCGAAGGCTACCCCATCGGTTTTGTGGACGTGGCCGATACGCCGTATCCGGAAATGACCCGCGCCTCCCGCGAAGTCGGCGAGGGCATGTACCACTACCGTGAACGTGGCAAGCTGCTCAATCCCATGAAATAA
- a CDS encoding FAD-dependent pyridine nucleotide-disulfide oxidoreductase: MPTPFHFTEPARTLSLLDTADVLVLGAGPGGIGAAISAARNGAKVILAERFGCFGGTWTNGILSAIMPFPYVRGIFAEITARLQREAAWRSWNNHYGAGGQYDTETAKLVLDRMVKEAGIRPYFFTQAAAVIRDGSRLAGVIVESKEGRQVITARQFIDATGDGDVSVLAGADYAIGRDEDGASQPMSLIFKIGGIDDDALHAYRKTDRTCEQAWRRAKAAGEVTVPREDLLLFALPRPGTWAINGTRIVNKDATRVSDVTDAMIEGRRQAAEIVAFLRRHIPGCRDAVLIETAPHIGVRESRRIRCDYTITAEDILEVPEFEDCIARGNWFIDIHSPTGEGTRRLYPPDGKSYGIPWRSLRVRGLDNLLVASRCLDCTHEAHAAIRITAQIVAVGQAAGTAAALCVRHGHKSTRDLDPALLRSVLREQGAFLPISEPAALAAVG, translated from the coding sequence ATGCCAACGCCATTTCATTTCACCGAACCCGCGCGCACGCTTTCGCTTCTCGACACCGCCGATGTTCTCGTCCTCGGCGCCGGCCCCGGCGGCATCGGCGCCGCCATCTCCGCGGCACGAAACGGGGCAAAAGTCATCCTCGCCGAACGCTTCGGCTGCTTCGGGGGCACCTGGACCAACGGCATCCTGAGTGCAATCATGCCTTTCCCCTACGTGAGGGGCATTTTTGCCGAAATCACCGCCCGGCTCCAGCGGGAGGCAGCCTGGCGCTCCTGGAACAATCATTACGGCGCCGGCGGCCAATATGACACCGAGACGGCCAAGCTCGTGCTCGACCGCATGGTGAAGGAAGCGGGCATCCGTCCTTATTTTTTCACCCAGGCTGCGGCCGTGATCCGGGACGGATCGCGCCTTGCCGGTGTCATTGTCGAGAGCAAGGAGGGGCGTCAGGTTATCACCGCCCGGCAATTCATTGACGCAACCGGTGACGGTGATGTCTCCGTGCTCGCCGGCGCCGACTATGCAATCGGCCGCGATGAAGACGGCGCCAGCCAGCCGATGAGCCTGATTTTCAAGATCGGCGGCATCGACGATGATGCGCTTCACGCCTACCGGAAGACCGACCGCACCTGTGAACAGGCCTGGCGTCGCGCCAAGGCGGCCGGCGAAGTCACGGTGCCGCGCGAAGACCTCCTCCTGTTTGCCCTCCCGCGCCCCGGCACCTGGGCGATCAACGGCACCCGCATCGTCAACAAGGACGCGACCCGGGTGAGCGACGTCACCGACGCCATGATCGAAGGGCGCCGGCAGGCGGCCGAGATCGTGGCCTTTCTCCGCCGCCACATACCGGGATGCCGCGATGCCGTCCTCATCGAGACCGCCCCGCACATCGGCGTGCGCGAGAGCCGGCGTATCCGTTGCGATTATACAATCACGGCGGAGGATATTCTTGAAGTGCCCGAGTTCGAGGACTGCATTGCGCGCGGCAACTGGTTTATCGATATCCACAGCCCCACGGGGGAGGGCACCCGGCGTCTCTATCCGCCCGACGGCAAATCCTACGGCATCCCCTGGCGCAGCCTGCGCGTGCGCGGTCTGGACAACCTGCTTGTGGCTTCGCGCTGCCTCGACTGCACGCACGAAGCGCATGCCGCGATCCGCATCACGGCGCAAATTGTCGCCGTCGGTCAGGCCGCCGGCACCGCGGCCGCCCTTTGTGTGCGTCACGGGCATAAATCCACCCGGGACCTCGATCCCGCGCTGCTCCGGTCGGTGCTTCGCGAACAAGGCGCCTTTCTTCCCATCAGCGAACCCGCTGCACTCGCGGCCGTTGGTTGA
- a CDS encoding glycosyltransferase family 1 yields the protein MKKAQLALALLVVAGTCAQAQVLMLDFGATAAIANPGNSPYHAANTGFTATTWNQVTNVDVGSGLHFADGTAATGVTVSVGGSASASALNVIDLARTPTSSALGGSSVSNSGIYAANTVGRDGIFMTHALTGPARNVGSVGVQVGGLAAGTYDIYISGRNTSLISSSPQETITAWVGVSSITGNFDFTDYSSGANNFSGSTTTASWIEGENYIKLSVTLTSGQVLNIATSGAGSTGGGSTIDERGFLNSVQIVYTGAIPEPSTWATLCGLTVLAGAFVLRRRR from the coding sequence ATGAAAAAAGCCCAACTCGCCCTCGCTCTTCTTGTCGTTGCCGGAACCTGTGCACAGGCTCAGGTCCTGATGCTCGATTTCGGCGCCACCGCCGCCATCGCCAACCCGGGTAACAGCCCTTATCACGCCGCCAACACCGGGTTTACCGCCACGACCTGGAACCAGGTCACCAATGTGGACGTCGGCTCCGGCTTGCACTTCGCCGATGGCACTGCGGCGACCGGAGTCACCGTCAGTGTCGGCGGCAGCGCCAGTGCCTCCGCGCTGAACGTGATCGATCTGGCCCGGACTCCCACAAGCAGTGCTCTCGGCGGCAGCTCTGTCAGCAACAGCGGTATCTACGCCGCCAATACGGTTGGCCGCGACGGCATCTTCATGACCCACGCGCTTACCGGTCCCGCTCGCAATGTCGGCAGCGTGGGCGTCCAGGTCGGCGGCCTCGCTGCCGGCACCTACGACATCTACATCAGCGGACGCAACACCAGCCTGATCAGCAGTTCCCCCCAGGAGACGATCACCGCCTGGGTCGGCGTTTCCTCCATCACGGGCAACTTTGATTTCACCGACTACAGTTCGGGCGCGAACAATTTTTCCGGCAGCACCACCACCGCCTCCTGGATCGAAGGCGAAAACTACATCAAACTCAGCGTTACCCTCACGTCGGGGCAGGTGCTCAACATCGCCACCTCGGGTGCCGGCAGCACCGGCGGAGGCAGCACCATTGACGAACGCGGGTTCCTCAACTCCGTCCAGATCGTCTATACCGGAGCGATTCCCGAGCCCTCGACCTGGGCAACCCTCTGCGGCCTCACGGTGCTGGCCGGAGCCTTCGTGCTTCGCCGCCGCCGGTAA
- a CDS encoding LacI family transcriptional regulator: MNIRELARIAGVAHTTVSRALRNHPSLPRETCIRIQKMATKHGYAPHPVVSQLMTQLPRVRQLPRPALAAITCWPDWRRRSPFNSLIYQGMEKRAAQLGYRLEEFSLLDEDMTASRLSSILYARRIEGVIVCPFKQGPVRLDLKWEYFAGVAIGHSVISPPLHRISPSYYENMLLALRELKRLGYRRIALALTPAIRVRTDDAYVAAYGLYERDLPARERIPVFCSAQAGSEVKPRRRSLHADASLDMHASLDPAAVASWLRQHRADVLICNSSPALAALRRAGLQIPGEVAYVSLDNTISREEISGIDLMPEQMGSAAIDMVTAHLHRRECGLPDTPKIMSLQSCWRAGATAIARELTVREP; encoded by the coding sequence ATGAACATTCGTGAACTCGCCAGAATCGCCGGTGTTGCCCACACCACCGTCTCCCGGGCGCTGCGCAACCACCCCAGCCTGCCTCGCGAGACCTGCATTCGTATCCAGAAAATGGCGACGAAGCACGGTTACGCGCCGCATCCGGTCGTCTCGCAGCTCATGACGCAACTGCCCCGGGTAAGGCAGCTGCCCCGTCCGGCGCTCGCCGCCATTACCTGCTGGCCCGACTGGCGGCGGCGTTCTCCTTTCAACAGCCTCATCTATCAAGGCATGGAAAAGCGCGCCGCCCAGCTTGGCTACAGGCTGGAGGAGTTCTCCCTGCTCGACGAGGACATGACGGCCTCCCGCCTTTCCTCGATCCTCTATGCGCGACGCATCGAGGGCGTGATCGTCTGTCCCTTCAAACAGGGTCCCGTCCGGCTCGATCTCAAGTGGGAATACTTCGCCGGCGTCGCCATCGGCCACTCGGTCATTTCGCCGCCGCTGCATCGCATCAGTCCCAGCTACTACGAGAACATGCTTCTGGCACTACGGGAGCTGAAGCGTCTCGGCTACCGCCGTATTGCGCTTGCACTCACCCCGGCCATCCGCGTCCGCACGGACGACGCCTATGTGGCTGCCTACGGCCTTTACGAACGCGATCTTCCCGCCCGGGAGCGCATCCCCGTCTTTTGTTCGGCCCAGGCAGGCTCCGAAGTCAAACCGCGCCGTCGTTCCCTGCACGCGGATGCGTCGCTGGACATGCACGCCTCGCTCGATCCCGCTGCTGTCGCTTCCTGGCTGCGCCAGCACCGTGCCGACGTCCTGATCTGCAACTCCAGCCCGGCTCTCGCCGCGTTGCGCCGGGCGGGCCTGCAAATCCCCGGAGAGGTGGCCTACGTCTCACTCGACAACACGATTTCCCGGGAAGAAATCAGCGGCATCGATCTGATGCCCGAACAAATGGGCTCCGCCGCCATCGACATGGTCACCGCCCACCTGCACCGCCGTGAATGCGGCCTGCCGGACACGCCCAAAATCATGTCCCTGCAAAGTTGCTGGAGAGCGGGTGCCACGGCCATCGCCCGCGAACTCACGGTCCGGGAGCCTTGA
- a CDS encoding peptidase, giving the protein MRFFLSIPLFFLAILLPGGVLAQSKPAQPPFRPAVAGQASLATPTRPQAGPGSSGSPAVVTAGPAVDIWLIPLEGFPPAGAIGLQQTFSRELGLIVRVAPPVRREAAMFDTSSGQMIAARVRDSLRAQMLALGNVAPRTAFIALVGDDLNLGDARQRYVYSAHFPQQHLSVVSLARLRDAFYGTRDTPELTERRLYKITKAAIGAQYYRLPPSASLDSVMFSPVSTRYDIDRLGTGF; this is encoded by the coding sequence ATGCGGTTTTTTTTAAGTATCCCCCTCTTCTTTCTGGCGATTCTTTTGCCGGGAGGCGTTCTGGCGCAATCGAAGCCCGCGCAACCGCCCTTCCGCCCGGCGGTAGCGGGGCAAGCCTCGCTGGCGACTCCGACCCGACCGCAGGCCGGGCCCGGGTCTTCCGGATCGCCCGCGGTGGTCACGGCCGGGCCCGCGGTGGACATCTGGCTCATCCCGCTGGAAGGATTTCCGCCTGCCGGTGCCATCGGGCTGCAGCAGACGTTTTCGCGAGAGCTCGGGCTGATCGTACGCGTGGCCCCGCCGGTCCGGCGCGAGGCGGCGATGTTCGACACGTCGTCGGGCCAGATGATCGCGGCGCGGGTGCGGGACAGCCTGCGAGCGCAAATGCTGGCGCTCGGGAATGTGGCTCCGAGGACGGCTTTCATCGCGCTTGTCGGCGACGATCTCAACCTGGGGGATGCCCGCCAGCGTTACGTGTACTCGGCGCATTTTCCGCAACAGCATCTCTCCGTCGTCTCGCTTGCGCGGTTGCGCGATGCGTTTTATGGCACTCGCGATACGCCGGAACTGACGGAACGCCGCCTGTACAAGATCACCAAGGCGGCGATCGGCGCACAATATTACCGGCTGCCGCCGTCTGCCAGCCTGGACAGCGTGATGTTTTCGCCAGTCTCCACCCGTTACGACATCGACCGGCTCGGGACAGGTTTCTGA
- a CDS encoding HAD family hydrolase — protein sequence MPTLPENIRGILADLDGTLYVGQTAIPGAIEALHRIRERGLGIRYLTNTTSKPRSVIAGQLHRLGLPVEIAHLYTAPCVARDHLLAAGMVRCHCLLPADVIADMEGITHVDTHPQAVVVGDMGGGISGEALNRAFRFLLDGAAFFTLARNRCYRAADGLRLDVGAFTAALEYGTRREATLLGKPAPHFFRAPLDDLGLQPDEALMIGDDLESDVGGAQAIGLYGVLVRTGKFSEEELQKSSVRPDVVIDSFADLAG from the coding sequence ATGCCAACGCTGCCGGAAAACATCAGGGGAATCCTCGCCGATCTCGACGGCACGCTCTACGTCGGCCAGACGGCCATTCCCGGAGCGATCGAAGCCCTGCACCGGATCAGGGAACGCGGCCTGGGCATCCGTTATCTGACCAACACCACCAGCAAGCCGCGATCCGTCATCGCCGGCCAGCTCCACCGGCTCGGCCTCCCGGTCGAAATCGCCCACCTCTACACCGCCCCCTGCGTGGCCCGCGACCATCTCCTCGCCGCCGGCATGGTCCGCTGCCACTGCCTGCTGCCGGCCGATGTCATCGCCGACATGGAGGGTATCACCCACGTGGATACCCATCCGCAGGCCGTGGTGGTCGGCGACATGGGCGGCGGCATCTCCGGCGAAGCCCTGAACCGTGCCTTCCGCTTCCTCCTCGACGGCGCCGCCTTTTTCACGCTGGCGCGCAACCGCTGCTATCGCGCCGCCGACGGCCTGCGGCTCGATGTGGGCGCCTTCACCGCCGCGCTGGAGTACGGCACGCGCCGCGAAGCGACCCTGCTCGGCAAACCCGCTCCGCACTTTTTCCGGGCGCCGCTCGACGACCTCGGCCTGCAACCCGACGAGGCCCTGATGATCGGCGACGACCTCGAAAGCGACGTCGGCGGCGCGCAGGCCATCGGGCTGTACGGCGTGCTCGTGCGCACCGGCAAGTTTTCCGAAGAGGAACTGCAAAAAAGCTCCGTCCGCCCCGATGTCGTCATCGACTCCTTCGCCGACCTCGCCGGCTGA
- a CDS encoding XRE family transcriptional regulator, translating to MKITKTVADTEILRELGERLARTRLEQNITQAELAVLAGVSKRTIERLEAGVVGTQLSGFIRVCNALGLTERFDLLVPAPLPSPIEQLKLRGHQRRRASRHAPIKGAQPDPAGTWSVAEPGPADWKWGDET from the coding sequence GTGAAGATCACAAAAACAGTAGCCGATACCGAAATCCTGCGCGAGCTGGGCGAGCGGCTGGCCCGCACCCGGCTGGAGCAGAACATCACGCAGGCCGAACTGGCCGTGCTGGCCGGGGTTTCGAAGCGCACCATCGAGCGGCTGGAAGCGGGGGTGGTCGGCACGCAGTTGTCGGGATTTATCCGCGTGTGCAACGCGCTCGGGCTGACGGAGCGCTTCGATCTGCTGGTGCCGGCGCCACTCCCGAGCCCGATCGAACAACTCAAACTTCGCGGCCACCAGCGCCGGCGGGCTTCGCGCCATGCGCCGATCAAGGGCGCGCAACCCGATCCCGCCGGCACCTGGTCGGTGGCCGAGCCCGGCCCCGCCGACTGGAAGTGGGGTGACGAAACGTGA
- a CDS encoding toxin HipA has protein sequence MSTIAEVRLWGSLIGAVSLEDGESIATFQYDPAFARSGIEVAPLMMPLSDRVYSFPALPPGTFHGLPGMLADSLPDKFGNALIDAWLATQGRTPESFNAVERLCYTGTRGIGALEFAPGLGPRPQRTRTIRIDALVALASEVLRHRNELRTTFGGAGADRKNALRDILRVGTSAGGARAKAVIAWNPATNEVRSGQVTAGAGFEYWLLKFDGVSGNRDKELDDPKGYGAIEYAYALMARAAGIRMSECRLFEENGRRHFMTRRFDRAENGGKLHMQSLCALAHFDFNQAGAYAYEQALLVIRQLGLPPEAVEEQFRRMVFNIVARNQDDHPKNIAFLMDRRGRWALSPAFDVIYSYNPDGAWTSSHQMTVNGKRDGFSMEDLRACARSASMKRGRAETIFAEVSDAVKRWPDFAEQAGVAVAGRSRIAETFRLQLPSQ, from the coding sequence GTGAGCACCATCGCGGAAGTCCGGCTCTGGGGCAGCCTGATCGGGGCCGTTTCTCTGGAAGACGGCGAGAGCATCGCCACCTTTCAGTACGATCCGGCGTTCGCGCGGAGCGGCATCGAGGTGGCCCCGCTCATGATGCCGCTCTCGGACCGCGTCTATTCGTTCCCAGCGCTGCCGCCCGGCACCTTTCACGGCCTGCCCGGCATGCTCGCGGATTCGTTGCCCGACAAGTTCGGCAACGCCCTGATCGACGCCTGGCTCGCCACGCAGGGGCGCACGCCGGAAAGCTTCAACGCGGTGGAACGCCTCTGTTACACCGGCACGCGCGGCATCGGCGCGCTGGAGTTTGCCCCCGGCCTGGGACCGCGACCGCAACGGACGCGTACGATCCGCATCGATGCTCTCGTCGCCCTGGCCTCCGAAGTCCTGCGCCACCGCAACGAACTGCGCACCACCTTCGGCGGCGCCGGCGCGGACCGGAAAAATGCCCTGCGCGACATCCTGCGCGTCGGCACCTCGGCCGGCGGCGCGCGCGCCAAGGCCGTGATCGCCTGGAACCCCGCCACCAACGAGGTGCGCTCCGGCCAGGTCACCGCCGGCGCCGGCTTCGAATACTGGCTGCTGAAATTCGACGGCGTATCCGGAAACCGTGACAAGGAACTCGACGACCCCAAAGGATACGGAGCCATCGAGTACGCCTACGCCCTGATGGCGAGGGCAGCCGGCATCCGCATGAGCGAGTGCCGCCTTTTTGAGGAAAACGGCCGCCGCCACTTCATGACGCGACGCTTCGACCGCGCCGAAAACGGCGGCAAGCTCCACATGCAGTCGCTGTGCGCGCTGGCGCATTTCGATTTCAACCAGGCCGGGGCTTACGCCTACGAACAGGCGCTGCTGGTCATCCGGCAGCTCGGTCTGCCGCCGGAAGCCGTCGAGGAACAGTTTCGCCGGATGGTTTTCAACATCGTGGCGCGCAATCAGGACGATCACCCGAAAAACATCGCCTTCCTGATGGACCGGCGCGGCCGGTGGGCGCTCTCGCCCGCCTTCGATGTGATCTACAGCTACAATCCCGACGGCGCGTGGACCTCCAGCCACCAGATGACCGTCAATGGCAAACGCGACGGTTTTTCCATGGAAGACCTGCGCGCCTGCGCCCGGAGTGCGTCGATGAAACGCGGTCGCGCCGAAACGATTTTCGCCGAGGTGAGCGATGCGGTGAAACGCTGGCCCGACTTTGCGGAGCAGGCCGGCGTCGCCGTCGCCGGGCGCAGCCGGATCGCGGAAACCTTCCGCCTGCAACTGCCGTCGCAGTGA
- a CDS encoding lactoylglutathione lyase, whose amino-acid sequence MMPITSLAHVCLKTTDLKRTREFYCDALGLEKQFNFIRNGAEFGFYLKAGNGTFIEVFLADAIEPLGKQPIHHLCLETDDLAGLHARLRERGLTPGDIKTGSDQTPQFWITDPNGLGVEFQQYTPQSSQRTGKDVSVNW is encoded by the coding sequence ATCATGCCCATCACCTCCCTGGCCCACGTCTGTCTCAAGACCACCGACCTGAAACGCACCCGCGAGTTTTACTGCGACGCGCTCGGACTCGAAAAACAGTTCAACTTCATCCGCAACGGCGCCGAGTTCGGTTTTTATCTGAAAGCCGGCAACGGCACCTTCATCGAAGTATTCCTCGCCGATGCCATCGAGCCGCTCGGCAAGCAGCCCATCCACCACCTCTGCCTGGAAACCGACGATCTCGCCGGCCTGCATGCCCGCCTCCGCGAGCGCGGCCTCACGCCCGGCGACATCAAGACCGGCTCCGATCAAACCCCGCAATTCTGGATCACCGATCCCAACGGCCTCGGCGTCGAGTTCCAGCAATACACCCCGCAAAGCTCCCAGCGCACCGGCAAGGATGTATCCGTAAACTGGTAA